Genomic DNA from Panulirus ornatus isolate Po-2019 chromosome 9, ASM3632096v1, whole genome shotgun sequence:
AGGgagaacaccagcaccaccatgtcCCTAAAGTCAGCCTTGCAGTGGAAGATCGATCAAATATACGACAAACTCTCCGGCGTCTTGCGTCATAGCAGACAAGGGACGCGACGCAGAAGGGGACTAATTGATGTCGGCGGAGAAGTGTTGGGTACCTTGTTCGGTGTGGCTACCCAGAGGGAAGTCCAGGCAGTTCAGGACAATGTTTACGTGGCATTTTCCTGGCTGGATGCTCATGAAAAACTCCTGCAGGTTAccatccaaaacacacacaaatatgtccGGAAGATCAACGAGATCACCCGAGGGGTTAATAGAGTTCACTCTCAGCTGGCTGAACACATGAGAGGCATCAAGAAGATACAACGCATAGTGACCATAGCAGAGGTGGTGGATGTGATATTAGAACAGACGGATTATTTTGTCTCCCAGTTTAACACGTTCTTGTCAGATCTGCTGTGGGCACATGAGGATAAAGTCACCCCCACTTTGTTACCATTCAGTGTGTTGACTGATCTGTTGTCCAGAGCGAAGGTATTGTGGAACCTGGAGCCAGTGTACGAAGGAGAGTGGGTGGACTTTTACTACCCCTTGTTAGAAGTGTCCATTGCTCAAGATACTCTTCTAGTTAGCATCCCATTCAATAGTAACTTCCGATATACCCTTTACAATAtcattcccttcccctccttccataAGGACTCCCTCCACGTTGCTGTCATTTACAGGAACTTGGTCTTGCTCTCTGAGAACCTGACCACAGTGGCTTACCCTGGGCTCGAGGACATACGACGGTGTCGCAAGGGTATCAACCAACTCAGGTTGTGCCATGCCTACCTTCTGACGTTCCACGCTATACAGGAAGATTCCTGCGAACTTGCCGTCATTAGAAATTCCAGTTTGGTGGACAAGTGCACGTTTGTCGAGAAGAAAGACCTCATGCCACAACACGCACATCTAAACCAGGCCATGTACATCTTCTTCCCCGTACGAGAACGTCTGACAGTCACATGCCAGGGGAGCAACACGACCACAACCTCTGCTTTGGGCTTGTACATCTCCCCTGATTACTGTACTTTGAAGAGCAAACACCTCTATCTCCTACCTAGTCGAAAACGGttcactcactacacacacaccctgcaacaCTTGTACAAGGTGGACTGGCTTAATGTGTCAGAAGAGGAATATGTTGTCGTAAACCATGATATTGAGGAGTTACCCCCCAACAACTACACTGTTCTGCCTTTATATTTACGTCCTGCATTccacatacccatcttttccacAC
This window encodes:
- the LOC139750115 gene encoding uncharacterized protein — encoded protein: MWVVSLLVLHGTWLLCGAHQPYIPHVQAVRHGSLVGEEGEVLVLTDEVVVALNCSYLRSVFDQIRTVEPQLKGLVAQMNAVFHDYARENTSTTMSLKSALQWKIDQIYDKLSGVLRHSRQGTRRRRGLIDVGGEVLGTLFGVATQREVQAVQDNVYVAFSWLDAHEKLLQVTIQNTHKYVRKINEITRGVNRVHSQLAEHMRGIKKIQRIVTIAEVVDVILEQTDYFVSQFNTFLSDLLWAHEDKVTPTLLPFSVLTDLLSRAKVLWNLEPVYEGEWVDFYYPLLEVSIAQDTLLVSIPFNSNFRYTLYNIIPFPSFHKDSLHVAVIYRNLVLLSENLTTVAYPGLEDIRRCRKGINQLRLCHAYLLTFHAIQEDSCELAVIRNSSLVDKCTFVEKKDLMPQHAHLNQAMYIFFPVRERLTVTCQGSNTTTTSALGLYISPDYCTLKSKHLYLLPSRKRFTHYTHTLQHLYKVDWLNVSEEEYVVVNHDIEELPPNNYTVLPLYLRPAFHIPIFSTLSVVVVILLILILGICYSVRSRFAQQRTSN